A genome region from Etheostoma cragini isolate CJK2018 chromosome 4, CSU_Ecrag_1.0, whole genome shotgun sequence includes the following:
- the ankrd52b gene encoding serine/threonine-protein phosphatase 6 regulatory ankyrin repeat subunit C, whose translation MELRNIKDQSPLVQAIFSRNAEEVTFLLNHNEDVNSLDQVQSTPLHAAAYLGDVNTMDLLITSGANVNAKDQGLLTPLHRAAASRNEKAVELLLKHRAEVNTQNKYLHTPLHMAAAKWAIGCAQALIPHVCGLDVADRSGRTPLHHAAHSGHEEMVNLLLSKGAMVSTKDKKERQAIHWAAYIGHVEVVKLLVSHGADVMCKDKCGYTPLHAAAASGQLDVVKYLLKLVVETDEPNIFGNTALHMACHRGQDAVATELVNCGANINQPNHNGSTPLHLSAASSSGVLCLELLINNGADVNVQNKEGKSPLHMASMHGRFTGSQILIQNGGEIDCADMFGNTPLHVAARYGQELLVSTLLTNGADKTRQGIHGMLPLHLAVLYGFPDCCRKLLSNGNFYIMPSQVPSTGDDINFSDDHGRTCLHAAASGGNVDCLNLLLNSAAAELDVKDHLGRSPLHYAAANGNSQCTISLVRAGADVNELDLTGCSPLHYAAASHTFCGEETNSETDHSDGKEQEASLCLDFLLDSGANPTLKNSKGYSAVHYAAAYGNKQHLELLLEISFNCLEEVESNIPVSPLHLAAYYGHREALRLLCETLVSLDVRDIEGRTALHLAAQRGFAPCVEVLLKHQASYTLKEHKRKWTTLHAAAAEGQMDCLLLLVNGEQSSEIIDSPDTQGQTALMLAALGRHTDCVHILLEKGAKVDAADKKGFTALHRAAMLGSEDCVSALLEHGASALCRDSQGRTPMHLVASRGHTELLRTLLKAAMKVDPLDSILDYRGYTPTHWAAHHGREGCLHILLENKLFSNQEGNLFTALHCALVNGHDVAAGLLVKTVGPQIVNVTDAKGRAPLHAAAYSGNVAGLQLVLAQGAEVNAVDHCGCSAVMVAAACGQTMAVEFLLHKAKPDLTLVDVNNNTALHLACIKGHEMCALLILGEISDSSLINATNTALQMPLHIAARKGLATVVQVLLSRGAAVMAVDEEGHTPALACAPNKNVADCLALILSTMKPFPPREAGAGTASHFNPILKNCGIAATCGSSNNLCHA comes from the exons gACCAAGTACAAAGCACACCCCTTCATGCTGCTGCTTATTTGGGTGATGTCAACACTATGGACCTACTTATTacttcag GTGCAAATGTCAACGCTAAGGACCAGGGTTTGCTGACTCCTTTACATCGAGCAGCCGCCTCGCGAAATGAA AAAGCTGTGGAGTTGCTACTAAAGCACAGAGCAGAGGTTAACACACAGAACAAGTACTTGCATACACCGTTACACATGGCAGCTGCAAAGTGGGCCATAGGCTGCGCTCAAGCTCTGATACCACATGTATGCGGCCTGGATGTTGCAGACAGGTCAGGAAGGACACCACTGCATCATGCAGCGCATAGCGGCCATGAAGAG ATGGTGAATTTGCTCTTAAGCAAAGGTGCCATGGTGAGTACCAAagataaaaaggaaagacaggCAATCCACTGGGCTGCATACATTG GCCATGTGGAGGTTGTGAAGCTGCTGGTGTCTCACGGTGCGGATGTGATGTGCAAGGACAAATGTGGTTATACTCCGCTCCACGCCGCAGCTGCCAGTGGACAGTTAGACGTGGTCAAATATCTATTGAAACTGGTGGTGGAG ACTGACGAACCTAACATTTTTGGGAACACAGCGCTCCACATGGCCTGTCACAGGGGGCAGGACGCTGTGGCCACTGAGCTGGTGAACTGTGGTGCCAACATCAATCAGCCCAACCACAACGGCAGCACGCCGCTGCATCTGTCTGCCGCCTCCTCCAGCGGGGTGCTGTGCCTCGAGCTGCTGATCAACAATGGTGCTGATGTCAACGTGCAG AACAAGGAAGGAAAGAGCCCTCTGCACATGGCTTCTATGCACGGACGGTTCACGGGCTCCCAGATTCTGATCCAAAATG GCGGGGAGATTGACTGTGCTGATATGTTTGGAAACACTCCTCTTCATGTTGCTGCCAGATATGGTCAGGAGTTGCTGGTCAGCACTCTGCTGACAAACGGTGCTGACAAGACCAG ACAGGGGATTCATGGGATGCTTCCGCTTCATTTGGCGGTGCTCTACGGGTTTCCAGACTGTTGTCGAAAGTTACTGTCCAATG GCAATTTTTACATCATGCCGTCTCAAGTGCCATCAACTGGGGATGATATAAACTTCTCAGACGACCACGGAAGGACTTGCCTGCATGCTGCTGCTTCTGGAGG AAATGTTGACTGTCTGAACTTGCTGTTAAATAGTGCTGCTGCTGAACTGGACGTAAAAGATCATTTGGGACG AtctcctttgcactatgctgcAGCTAACGGTAACAGCCAATGCACCATCTCCCTGGTGAGAGCTGGCGCTGATGTCAATGAGCTGGATCTGACGGGCTGCAGCCCTCTGCACTACGCTGCTGCTTCACACACCTTTTGTGG agaggaaacaaaCTCTGAGACTGACCACAGTGACGGAAAGGAACAAGAAGCTTCTCT GTGTTTAGACTTCTTGCTTGACAGTGGGGCGAACCCAACTCTGAAGAACAGTAAGGGTTACAGTGCTGTCCACTACGCAGCTGCTTATGGGAACAAACAGCATCTGGAACTG CTCCTGGAGATTTCGTTCAACTGTCTAGAAGAGGTTGAAAGCAATATTCCAGTCAGTCCTTTGCACTTAGCT GCGTATTATGGTCACCGTGAGGCACTGCGGTTGCTTTGTGAGACGTTGGTGAGTCTGGATGTGCGGGACATTGAAGGCAGAACTGCCCTCCACCTGGCTGCTCAGAGAGGTTTTGCCCCATGTGTGGAGGTGCTGCTGAAGCATCAAGCCTCTTACACACTGAAGGAGCACAAACGCAAGTGGACAACTCTACATGCTGCAG CTGCTGAGGGCCAAATGGACTGTCTGCTTTTATTGGTCAACGGGGAACAAAGTAGCGAGATCATCGACAGTCCAGATACACAGGGACA GACGGCTCTCATGCTGGCAGCTTTGGGACGGCACACCGACTGTGTCCACATCCTGTTGGAGAAAGGAGCAAAGGTTGATGCTGCAGACAAAAAGGGCTTTACTGCATTACATAGAGCT GCCATGTTGGGCAGTGAGGACTGTGTATCTGCTCTGTTGGAACATGGGGCCTCTGCTCTGTGTAGAGACTCTCAGGGAAGGACCCCGATGCACCTTGTAGCGTCCCGCGGCCACACGGAACTACTTCGAACTTTGCTAAAGGCTGCTATGAAAGTTGACCCTCTGGATTCCATATTGGACTACAGAGGCTACACGCCCACCCACTGGGCTGCCCACCACG GGCGTGAAGGATGTTTACACATTTTACttgaaaacaaactttttaGCAACCAGGAGGGAAATCTCTTCACCGCATTGCACTGTGCTCT AGTTAATGGACATGATGTTGCTGCCGGACTTCTAGTGAAGACTGTTGGCCCACAAATTGTAAACGTTACAGATGCCAAAGGAAG GGCCCCGCTGCATGCGGCTGCTTATTCAGGAAATGTTGCTGGGCTCCAGCTGGTCCTGGCCCAGGGAGCTGAAGTCAATGCTGTGGATCATTGTGGATGCTCTGCTGTGATGGTTGCTGCTGCCTGTGGACAGACTATGGCTGTTG aGTTCTTGCTGCACAAAGCGAAACCAGACCTGACCCTGGTGGATGTCAATAATAACACTGCCCTTCACTTAGCCTGCATTAAG GGTCATGAGATGTGTGCCCTGTTGATCCTTGGAGAGATCAGCGACTCCTCCCTTATAAATGCAACAAACACCGCTCTCCAAAT GCCCCTTCACATTGCAGCAAGAAAAGGTTTGGCGACTGTAGTGCAGGTGTTATTGAGCAGAGGAGCAGCAGTCATGGCTGTAGATGAGGAAG GCCACACGCCAGCTCTGGCCTGTGCCCCAAACAAGAATGTGGCAGACTGCCTGGCCTTGATCCTCTCCACCATGAAGCCTTTCCCACCGAGAGAAGCCGGCGCCGGTACAGCCTCTCACTTTAACCCCATCCTAAAGAATTGCGGCATTGCTGCCACCTGTGGGTCCAGCAATAACTTGTGCCACGCCTAA